CGTGTTATGCCGGTAAAGGATTCTCTCATCTCTCTAGTGTTGAGAGAAGTACAAGCAACAGTTAGCATCTACTGGAAAGTCAAAAAGGCTGGTTAATTTTTTAGAATTTTTATgaaaattatttttatctcAGAAGGCTTCAAATGGTAATTATGCCCCATATAATCAGCGACTACCGTAGTTGACCTTAACTTATAAAGACTTTTAAGGCACTTGTACATTTCACTATGTACTCTtggaaatatatatttgtatatataactGCAATCCCTGCATTTTAACACGAATATAACACTAATCTTCCATACACTTTACATAATGGCATACCCATTGTTAAGTAAGCTAGATGACATTAAAGATGAAGTATGGTTATTTGAGAAAATTAATAAGCCCTTCTTATCAATAGGCTTTAAGACAATAATACTTAATGAAATTGGAGACTTCCAGAAATGGATATTGCAATTGGAATGGATCATAAAGAGTACAGATCATCTTTGGTATCAATTCTATCAAGCAGGCCCATTCAATTTTGCAGGTATTAGTGACCCACataaacaatatattgTAAGTGTATTTGATGGggctttgaaaaaattgataagCAATACTGTCAGCGAACGTGTGAATATTGACTATGAGGACTTTCTTCAGAGCCATCTATCAAACTGTAAAATAACCTCATTTGATCTGTTAGAGATACTCAAAATCGAATATGACTGGGTTAATGCCgaaaaatatttcagaGAAAACTTTGAATGGTTGCAAAATATGGACAATTTCAACACTACTCAAAAAATGCTAAGATGTCAGAGACTTGTTCACATTATCACTGAACCACTAGTTGACAAAATACAGATGACTAAAGAAACTAAAAACGAAATAGATGACTTTAAACAACAAATTGCAGCTAACTTAATGATCGCATTAAGTCCCAATCACACTCAAGAAATTTTACGACATTATAGGATTGGTAAACGC
This is a stretch of genomic DNA from Nakaseomyces glabratus chromosome M, complete sequence. It encodes these proteins:
- a CDS encoding DUF5314 domain-containing protein (CAGL0M07766g~Putative protein; gene is upregulated in azole-resistant strain); amino-acid sequence: MAYPLLSKLDDIKDEVWLFEKINKPFLSIGFKTIILNEIGDFQKWILQLEWIIKSTDHLWYQFYQAGPFNFAGISDPHKQYIVSVFDGALKKLISNTVSERVNIDYEDFLQSHLSNCKITSFDLLEILKIEYDWVNAEKYFRENFEWLQNMDNFNTTQKMLRCQRLVHIITEPLVDKIQMTKETKNEIDDFKQQIAANLMIALSPNHTQEILRHYRIGKRLDLYDITNTIAYLEDKSI